The genomic stretch TTGCTCGGGGCGACGAAGGCGCTCTCGGGAGCGCTGCTGGACCGGATTACGCCGTTGGATTCGGGCTTCCTCGACTTCAGCCCGGTGGAGGGCGGTGGTCGGCTCAAGGGGCGCCTGTCCTTGCGCGCGGCGCAGGAGGCCTCGCGTTGAGCGGCGGCACGGCGGACACCGGGTGCCTGCGCATCACCGTCCTCTACTTCGCAGCGGCGCGCGAGCGCACCGGGCAGGTGCGTGAGTCCCTGGACGTGCCCGAGGGCTCGCACGTGCGGGACGTGTTGCGACTGTTGACCGCGAGGTACGCGGCGCTGGCGCCACTCCTGCCGCACCTTCGCGTGGCCGTGGACCAGGAGTTCGTCGGTCCGGATGCCCCGGTGCGTGATGGGGCGGAGGTGGCGCTGATTCCACCCGTGGCGGGAGGCGCACCGGAGAAGTTCCTGGTGGTGGACCGTCCCCTGCGGCTGGAAGAGGTGGTGGAGGCCGTCACCGGGGAGTCGTACGGCGGGCTGGTGACGTTCAGCGGCTCCGTGCGCAACCAGACGAAGGGCCGCCGCGTGTTGCGCTTGGAGTACGAGGCCTACGCGCCCATGGCGGAGAAGAAGCTGGCGGAGATTGGCGCGGAGGCCGCGGAGCGGTTTCCCGGCGTGCGCCTGTCCATCATCCACCGCGTGGGAACGCTGGTGCCCGGTGAGCTGGCCGTCGTCATCGCCGCGGCGTCGCCGCACCGGAAGGAGGCGTTCGGTGGCTGCGAGTACGCCATCGAGCGGCTCAAGCAGGACGTCCCCATCTGGAAGAAGGAGTTCTTCGAGGATGGGGAGGTCTGGGTCGGCCTGGGGCCCTGAAGCGCCGCCTCAGCGGACGCGCAGGAAGGCAGGGACCGTGACGTCGTCACCGCCGTCGGGCTGCGTGCCGAGCTCTTCATCCGTGAGCGGACGCAGTGGCGTGTCCAGGCCCATGGCCTTGCGGCGCTCGGCTTCCTTGTCGGCGGCCATCTTCATGGCGCGGACCTTGGATTCCTCCATGCGCTGGGGCGTGGGGCCCGCGATGAGGAAGCCCACCGGCAGGCTGAGGAAGAGCATGCTCACGATGATGAGCCAGCCGAAGTCCTTCCACTGGAGCCGGTTGACCTGCTCCTTCACGACGGAGCCCTGGATGCGCAGCGAGAGCTGGCCTTCCGAGATGCGAAGCGTCATGCCCTCCGCGAGCTCCACCGTGGTGCGTCCGTCGTGCTGGCGCAGGTCCGTCGGTGGCACGGCGGCGTAAGAGTCGCCTTTGATGGCGCGCTCGGCACGCGCCGCGGGCGGCAGGTGGATGCGCCAGCCCTGAGCGGTGCGCTCGGCGAGCAGGAACGGCTCTTCGGGCAGGGTGAAGCCGTAGAGCGGCAGCGGCGCCGTCTCGTCTGGGGCGGCGTGGACGTTCGAATGCTCCGGCCCATAGCTCCACGCCTCGGACAGATTGTTGCCCCAGTACAGCTCACAGAAGAGTCCACCGCCCGCCTTGGTGTTCATCGCGGGGGGAAGCATAGGGCCTTGCATGGCTCGCGGCTCCTTCATCGAGCAGGAGACGTCTTCCGAAAGACGGCCGACGCCCGGTTGGTCCCTGGACAGCCGGGAGGCGGGCGGGGTTCCTTCCCAGGCGCGAAAGACGGAAACCACCGCCGCGCCGCGGGAGCAGGCCCCCGCGGTGCGGTCTTGGGATGCTTGTTAGGGGGCGTCGGAGCTTTCCGCCAGCGCGGGTTCCGTCAGGACGCTTTGACGGCTCCGGAGGCGCCGAAGCGCCGTCAACGTCACCCCTGCCATCAGGGACGCGTATCCCACCAGGGGCCACGCCGTGTCGCCGTCCAGCAGGACGACCATCAGGGTTCCGAGGATGCCGACGATGAGGCTCTGGATGCAGAAGTAGATCGCGACCGCCGTTCCCGCCACATCGCCAAAGGCCTGGAGTGCGCCATTCGCGGTGACGGAGACGGAGAACACGATGCCGGCCGCGATGAGCCACATCGGCGCGACGAACGTCCAGAACGACGGCGTTGCCAGGAGCTGTCCGGCCGTCAGGAGCCCCGCACCGAGCAGCAACATGCCCATGCCCCGCGTGAGGCTACCCGCCAGCCCCCAACTCCCCACGAAGCGCTTCGCGAAGCGGGTCGTCAGAATCATCGCGAGCGCGGCGGTGGCGAAAGCCAGGCTGAACCCGAGCTCGGAGAAGCCGGCCCGACCGATGAGCACCCGGGGCGCCGTGGAGAAGAACACGAAGAAGGAGCCCATGGCCGCGCTGAAGCCCAGGGTGTACGTCCAGAACGTGGCGCTGCTCAGGATGTGCCGGAACGCAGGACGCGGCTGGGGGCCCTGTGCCGGGCGCGTCTCGTGCCACCGTGGCAAGGCTTGCAGCAGCGCCGCCGTGGCCAGGACTCCGAGCG from Myxococcus xanthus encodes the following:
- the cml gene encoding CmlA/FloR family chloramphenicol efflux MFS transporter, encoding MFLICADAIVPDFKSPSWNHSVPAALLLMAPFDLLASLAMDIYLPVVPAMPGILNTSPAIVQLTLSLYMAVLGLGQMVFGPVSDRIGRRQVLLTGALLFALTSFLLAGTSDAAMFVGLRLLQAMGASAALVATFATVRDVYAERPESATLYSLFSAMLAFVPALGPIVGALLMRHWGWRAIFITLGVLATAALLQALPRWHETRPAQGPQPRPAFRHILSSATFWTYTLGFSAAMGSFFVFFSTAPRVLIGRAGFSELGFSLAFATAALAMILTTRFAKRFVGSWGLAGSLTRGMGMLLLGAGLLTAGQLLATPSFWTFVAPMWLIAAGIVFSVSVTANGALQAFGDVAGTAVAIYFCIQSLIVGILGTLMVVLLDGDTAWPLVGYASLMAGVTLTALRRLRSRQSVLTEPALAESSDAP
- the moaD gene encoding molybdopterin converting factor subunit 1, which encodes MRITVLYFAAARERTGQVRESLDVPEGSHVRDVLRLLTARYAALAPLLPHLRVAVDQEFVGPDAPVRDGAEVALIPPVAGGAPEKFLVVDRPLRLEEVVEAVTGESYGGLVTFSGSVRNQTKGRRVLRLEYEAYAPMAEKKLAEIGAEAAERFPGVRLSIIHRVGTLVPGELAVVIAAASPHRKEAFGGCEYAIERLKQDVPIWKKEFFEDGEVWVGLGP